A single region of the Hyphomicrobiales bacterium genome encodes:
- a CDS encoding membrane hypothetical protein (Evidence 5 : Unknown function), which translates to MGVVMAETTLSIKIDPLQAVQGARLIRRGLDDVADGAKKAEAATAKLSLDPSRSVQGARLIQRSIEDVGQASAKSAGAAALLVGAFAGLVGGGTAFALSAMSNALSAMASSAMDALTSYSRSQDVLQQALKGVGAASGATVADLNRIADASAKMGKISRESASQMTAAYVSTGKIGVENIEALVSVTERFAKTMSIDAADATKELAKAFADPVRGADELNEKLGFLDDRTRENIRSLVDQNNEVAAQRALIDALGPSIDDAASRTRGLAGAWDAVKAAALGAMAAMGQAVQQHFAGVPRAERMLQIQKELKQIQDGASPMQLSGWGGPDPTVRVKALNDELRKLQWDDAHERLKAGLGAMGQEANKSSLEVGKLVTSLNPAQARLEQLKAQQADIQKALKSIENPDRFETSTNGLMANRVKDIDALKDANERYAFAIKTLTGENGKAITAEQLRAKQDDLSLQIMRAKTPEQKAALAAEKEMLTASGQLITQAEARNRADHASATAREQAAKASGGAASAARAERSAIDELVQATAGRTDQLKLEAQGYGRTSEEVIRLRLAQQLLKAEMRDGLPATDAQRKAFEEQADALVEATRNAEEARRAMDALNQAQRFTGDLLSDFVDDLVSGTGSLEDALKGLGDAFLKSGLQALLTGEGPLSGILGTQATEKGKQGGILGYLMGNDVKAFRETISRGVEDGFTKPMKTMAQGGYGPDMQSTAMFGIDGKALMGGITALASVGGAYGSGMSAGSLGMAGVTGGISGIAGGLAAGAAIGTIGGLSASAILGPIGLLAGAGIAIYGNMQQRQQQKKQLREEAEANYQAAKPQVAQLGQMFRGDELGSIQQQIQAGIDKLNELGPVLVNAGHVDELIALQNDYNTFVGRLKDEFRDDFDGTIEELRAGLGAQGPFKQASDAVKQFGDSAKSFIADTATAFGEGAWQIDAAREASFEYALSMLDQAKTLTEVQQSIQSINGTAAGLSKVLQDLGMSAEDAANAINQRVGAAMDRLRSAFTDGLERRLNEASDRGYINEISDQIAQYRKDLADAAALGLDGALAAKVFAAEAQQIVNGAELAGDAFNALVQQFPELAGVVKEFSQALADMGDNLAAIAQRQQGYYDRIFNAANDNSTLEGALKGFDRQAQREREAEMKAGGQAITDLELALAAERVKIVNDFAAKAKAAEQQAAEQAARAAQQKVDEAQRAVDDARADLQRAYEQQASTINATISRLEAFTSSIRKLRTDLRFDDSLSPYNDRQQQQEAQATFQELAAKAMAGDQTAMDQIADAARRYLEESKAYYGFNEVYARIFEEVQSTLEAVGSKAQSELDIARAQLAALDAQVGGLLTVNDSVLTVAAGIEKLNAAVAALAAAQAAQIGNGTGTPDQRTAYVTSLYQKYFGRQPDQAGLDFWVKSDLSTSQLDQAFIDAKAAGAMRLGGIVGAYARGGIVGNGIWDMDSVIARYAGGGNIALAGGEHVTRAPSVNPATYPVLDYINRTGRAPANDDSAKEEIRALRSEVANLTGVVERLLGQNVEASQATTAAVTKQAAAIERQAIGRR; encoded by the coding sequence ATGGGCGTAGTCATGGCCGAAACAACCCTCTCAATCAAGATTGATCCGTTGCAGGCCGTCCAAGGCGCTCGCCTTATCCGGCGCGGGCTCGACGACGTCGCAGATGGAGCGAAGAAGGCGGAAGCCGCCACTGCGAAACTCAGCCTCGATCCGTCTCGATCGGTGCAGGGTGCTCGGCTTATTCAGCGTTCTATTGAAGACGTCGGGCAGGCTTCGGCGAAATCTGCGGGAGCCGCTGCGCTGCTCGTCGGAGCCTTCGCCGGCCTTGTCGGCGGCGGCACCGCATTCGCCCTTTCGGCAATGTCCAATGCACTGTCTGCCATGGCGAGTTCAGCTATGGACGCCCTCACCTCTTATTCCAGGTCACAGGATGTTCTTCAGCAAGCGCTGAAAGGTGTTGGCGCGGCCAGCGGCGCGACTGTCGCCGATCTCAACCGCATCGCTGATGCCAGCGCAAAGATGGGGAAAATCTCCAGAGAATCTGCCAGCCAAATGACGGCTGCCTACGTCAGCACCGGTAAGATCGGAGTGGAGAATATCGAGGCGCTCGTGAGCGTCACCGAACGCTTCGCCAAGACCATGTCGATTGACGCGGCCGATGCGACGAAAGAGCTGGCCAAAGCCTTCGCTGACCCTGTTCGAGGTGCGGATGAGCTGAATGAAAAGCTGGGCTTTCTCGATGATCGGACGCGGGAGAACATCCGTTCTCTTGTCGATCAGAATAATGAGGTAGCCGCTCAACGTGCCCTCATCGACGCTCTCGGCCCCTCGATAGACGATGCCGCTAGCAGAACGCGTGGGCTTGCCGGGGCGTGGGACGCCGTTAAAGCAGCAGCACTCGGGGCGATGGCGGCAATGGGCCAAGCGGTCCAACAGCATTTCGCAGGCGTCCCGCGGGCCGAGCGCATGCTGCAGATCCAAAAGGAATTGAAGCAGATCCAGGACGGCGCGTCACCGATGCAGCTATCGGGCTGGGGAGGCCCGGATCCCACGGTGCGCGTCAAAGCGCTTAACGATGAGCTTCGCAAGCTTCAGTGGGACGATGCGCACGAGCGCCTCAAGGCCGGTCTGGGCGCGATGGGCCAAGAGGCGAATAAGTCCTCGCTGGAAGTCGGAAAGCTTGTGACGAGCTTGAACCCTGCCCAGGCGAGGCTCGAGCAGCTCAAAGCGCAGCAAGCCGACATTCAAAAGGCCCTGAAGTCGATCGAAAACCCTGACCGGTTCGAGACGTCCACAAACGGTCTTATGGCGAACCGCGTGAAGGACATCGATGCTCTCAAAGATGCGAATGAACGATATGCCTTCGCTATCAAGACCCTGACTGGCGAGAACGGCAAGGCGATCACCGCCGAGCAGTTGAGGGCGAAACAAGACGATCTCTCCCTCCAGATCATGCGGGCAAAGACACCGGAGCAAAAGGCCGCATTGGCTGCGGAAAAGGAGATGCTCACCGCGAGCGGGCAGCTCATCACGCAAGCTGAAGCGCGCAATCGGGCGGACCACGCCTCTGCAACCGCTCGCGAGCAAGCCGCCAAAGCCTCCGGCGGGGCTGCATCTGCGGCGCGAGCCGAGAGATCGGCGATCGATGAATTGGTTCAGGCGACGGCTGGCCGCACAGATCAATTGAAGCTAGAGGCCCAAGGGTACGGCCGAACGAGCGAGGAAGTGATCCGCCTGCGTCTCGCCCAGCAATTGCTGAAAGCGGAAATGCGCGACGGTCTGCCTGCCACTGACGCCCAACGCAAGGCTTTCGAGGAGCAAGCCGACGCGCTTGTCGAAGCAACGCGGAATGCCGAGGAAGCGCGGCGCGCGATGGATGCGCTCAATCAAGCGCAGCGCTTCACGGGCGATCTTCTCTCGGATTTCGTCGACGACCTGGTGTCCGGCACTGGCTCTCTAGAAGACGCCCTCAAGGGGCTTGGTGATGCATTCCTGAAATCGGGCTTGCAAGCTTTGTTGACTGGTGAAGGGCCATTGTCCGGCATCCTCGGCACCCAAGCGACAGAGAAGGGAAAGCAAGGCGGCATCCTCGGATACCTTATGGGCAACGACGTAAAGGCCTTTCGAGAGACCATCTCACGCGGCGTGGAAGATGGCTTTACGAAGCCCATGAAGACGATGGCCCAAGGCGGATATGGTCCGGATATGCAGTCCACGGCGATGTTCGGGATCGACGGCAAAGCGCTGATGGGAGGCATAACCGCCCTCGCCTCCGTGGGAGGAGCCTATGGCTCGGGAATGTCGGCAGGCTCACTCGGCATGGCGGGTGTTACGGGCGGCATTTCTGGCATTGCTGGTGGATTAGCTGCGGGCGCCGCTATCGGGACCATTGGCGGCCTGTCAGCAAGCGCGATTCTCGGTCCCATCGGCCTTCTGGCCGGCGCCGGGATCGCCATCTACGGCAACATGCAGCAGCGCCAGCAGCAGAAGAAGCAGCTGCGGGAGGAGGCGGAAGCCAACTATCAGGCCGCCAAGCCGCAGGTTGCCCAACTTGGACAGATGTTCCGGGGTGACGAATTGGGATCAATCCAGCAGCAGATTCAGGCTGGCATCGACAAGCTCAACGAGTTGGGCCCGGTCCTCGTCAACGCTGGCCACGTCGATGAGTTGATCGCCCTCCAGAACGATTACAACACCTTCGTCGGGCGGCTGAAAGACGAGTTCCGCGACGACTTCGACGGCACGATCGAGGAGCTGCGCGCCGGCCTCGGTGCTCAGGGTCCGTTCAAGCAGGCCTCCGACGCGGTGAAGCAATTCGGCGACAGCGCCAAGTCGTTCATCGCCGACACGGCGACAGCCTTCGGTGAAGGCGCCTGGCAGATCGACGCAGCGCGCGAGGCCTCCTTTGAATATGCGCTGTCGATGCTCGATCAGGCGAAGACGCTCACGGAAGTGCAGCAGTCCATCCAGTCGATCAACGGCACGGCAGCAGGCCTGTCGAAGGTGCTTCAGGATCTCGGGATGTCGGCGGAAGATGCCGCCAACGCCATCAACCAGCGCGTTGGCGCGGCCATGGATCGACTGCGGTCGGCCTTCACCGATGGCCTTGAGCGGCGCCTCAATGAGGCGAGTGATCGCGGTTATATCAATGAGATCAGCGATCAGATCGCGCAGTACCGCAAGGATCTGGCGGACGCGGCCGCACTCGGTCTCGATGGCGCGCTCGCGGCCAAGGTCTTCGCGGCCGAGGCGCAGCAGATCGTCAACGGCGCCGAACTCGCGGGCGATGCCTTCAACGCCCTCGTGCAGCAGTTCCCGGAATTGGCCGGCGTCGTGAAGGAGTTTTCGCAGGCGCTCGCCGACATGGGCGACAACCTCGCCGCCATCGCCCAGCGTCAGCAGGGTTATTATGACCGCATCTTCAACGCGGCCAACGACAACAGCACGCTGGAAGGCGCGCTGAAGGGCTTCGACCGCCAGGCTCAGCGCGAGCGCGAAGCGGAGATGAAGGCCGGCGGGCAGGCTATCACCGACCTCGAGCTTGCCCTCGCTGCCGAGCGCGTGAAGATTGTCAATGACTTCGCGGCCAAGGCCAAGGCGGCTGAGCAGCAGGCGGCCGAACAGGCGGCGCGGGCGGCACAGCAAAAGGTGGATGAAGCCCAGCGGGCCGTTGACGACGCCCGCGCGGATCTCCAGCGGGCCTATGAGCAGCAGGCCTCCACTATCAACGCCACGATCTCGCGGCTGGAGGCCTTCACCTCATCGATCCGTAAGCTGCGCACCGACCTGCGCTTCGACGACAGCCTGTCGCCCTACAACGATCGGCAGCAGCAGCAGGAAGCCCAGGCCACCTTCCAGGAGTTGGCGGCCAAGGCCATGGCGGGCGATCAGACTGCCATGGACCAGATCGCCGACGCGGCACGCCGGTATCTGGAGGAATCCAAGGCCTATTACGGCTTCAACGAGGTCTACGCCCGGATCTTCGAGGAGGTGCAGTCAACCCTTGAGGCTGTCGGCAGCAAGGCGCAATCGGAACTCGATATCGCCCGCGCGCAGCTCGCCGCGCTCGACGCACAGGTCGGCGGCCTCCTCACGGTCAACGACAGCGTGCTGACGGTGGCAGCTGGCATCGAGAAGCTGAATGCAGCGGTTGCCGCCCTGGCCGCCGCGCAGGCCGCCCAGATCGGCAACGGCACGGGCACGCCCGACCAGCGCACGGCCTATGTCACCTCGCTCTATCAGAAATACTTCGGCCGCCAGCCCGATCAGGCAGGCCTTGATTTCTGGGTGAAGTCGGATCTGTCAACGTCGCAGCTCGACCAGGCTTTCATCGATGCGAAAGCGGCCGGCGCCATGCGGCTCGGCGGCATCGTCGGGGCTTACGCGCGGGGCGGTATCGTCGGCAATGGCATCTGGGACATGGACAGCGTCATCGCCCGCTATGCCGGCGGGGGCAATATTGCGCTCGCGGGTGGGGAGCACGTCACGCGGGCGCCCTCGGTCAACCCGGCGACCTATCCCGTGCTCGACTACATCAACCGCACGGGACGCGCGCCGGCCAACGACGACAGCGCCAAGGAAGAGATCCGGGCACTGAGGAGTGAAGTCGCCAACCTCACGGGCGTTGTCGAGCGGCTTCTTGGCCAGAACGTCGAGGCATCTCAGGCGACGACGGCGGCGGTCACCAAGCAGGCCGCGGCGATAGAGCGCCAGGCCATCGGGCGCCGGTAA
- a CDS encoding conserved hypothetical protein (Evidence 4 : Unknown function but conserved in other organisms), giving the protein MLYLVEIDAHTGAALLTFRFATEAYITSPSDSPANTIYEPRIVDPGSFSANLYNAGQTGGSASIGFGDLILANADGGLDAWFDYGFDGRRIEIKQLPSVASPFSTAVTVFRGTIETIDTTDAWQTLRVRIFDNRLTLDRPLQVNRYAGTTLGAGNTAEGTEDLRDQPKPLAFGKVYGVRPYAVNPFDGVFQVADNAVNDIDVFDGGSPLTQVGNYTSLAALIAATVLPGRYATCFSLGLFRITRSAFQLTADVQEGVQWYERNAAAIVRKMLQRAGLTTADYSEASLAALSSLSLSECGVWIDSDQHILDAVQQVLNSVGAWIAPNANGVLEVGRFEAPGTPVTTITMDDIIRPENMTFEVTNDAGRGVPVWRVVARYKRNYTPLSGSEVAKCTQQNEDYKAYLATGWRERKAEDAAIKTKYKNAGELTIETCFTQPTDALVEATRLLSLYKVRRDRVKVVLWAERAAGIKLNDTVTVQVPRFGYAAGRLMRVIGRDENRAENIVTLDLFG; this is encoded by the coding sequence ATGCTCTATCTCGTCGAGATCGACGCGCACACGGGCGCGGCGCTGCTGACGTTTCGCTTCGCGACAGAAGCCTACATCACCAGCCCGTCTGACAGCCCGGCCAACACCATCTATGAGCCGCGCATCGTCGACCCCGGCTCCTTCTCCGCCAATCTCTACAATGCGGGACAGACCGGCGGCAGCGCCTCCATCGGCTTCGGCGATCTTATCCTCGCCAATGCCGATGGTGGGCTCGATGCGTGGTTTGACTATGGCTTCGACGGTCGCCGCATCGAGATCAAGCAGCTGCCGAGCGTCGCCTCGCCCTTCTCGACAGCCGTGACGGTGTTCAGGGGCACGATCGAGACGATCGATACGACCGATGCATGGCAAACGTTGCGCGTGCGGATCTTCGACAACCGGCTGACGCTCGACAGGCCGTTGCAGGTCAACCGCTATGCCGGGACGACGTTGGGCGCCGGCAACACCGCCGAGGGCACGGAAGATCTGCGCGACCAGCCGAAGCCGCTCGCCTTCGGCAAGGTCTATGGCGTCCGGCCCTATGCCGTGAACCCGTTCGATGGCGTGTTCCAGGTGGCGGACAATGCCGTCAATGACATTGACGTTTTTGACGGGGGCTCCCCGCTCACGCAGGTCGGCAACTACACCTCACTCGCCGCCCTGATCGCCGCAACCGTGTTGCCCGGCCGCTATGCCACCTGTTTCAGCCTCGGGCTTTTCCGCATCACGCGGTCCGCGTTCCAGCTCACCGCCGACGTGCAGGAGGGCGTGCAATGGTACGAGCGTAATGCCGCCGCCATCGTCCGTAAGATGCTTCAGCGCGCTGGCCTCACCACGGCGGATTATTCCGAGGCAAGCCTTGCGGCGCTGAGCAGTCTCAGCCTGTCCGAATGCGGCGTCTGGATCGACAGCGATCAGCATATCCTGGACGCCGTACAGCAAGTGCTGAACTCGGTCGGCGCCTGGATCGCGCCGAATGCCAATGGCGTGCTGGAGGTCGGCCGCTTCGAGGCGCCGGGAACGCCGGTCACCACCATCACGATGGATGACATCATCCGGCCGGAGAATATGACCTTCGAGGTCACGAATGATGCGGGCCGAGGCGTGCCCGTCTGGCGCGTCGTCGCCCGCTACAAGCGGAATTACACGCCGTTGTCGGGCTCCGAGGTCGCGAAGTGCACGCAGCAGAATGAGGACTACAAGGCCTATCTCGCCACGGGATGGCGGGAGCGGAAGGCGGAAGATGCCGCGATCAAGACCAAGTACAAGAACGCGGGCGAGCTGACGATCGAGACATGCTTCACGCAGCCGACCGACGCGCTTGTCGAGGCGACGCGGCTGCTCTCGCTCTACAAGGTCAGGCGTGACCGGGTGAAGGTCGTGCTGTGGGCTGAGCGGGCCGCGGGCATCAAGCTCAACGACACCGTCACCGTGCAGGTGCCGCGCTTCGGCTATGCGGCCGGGCGCCTCATGCGCGTGATCGGGCGCGATGAGAATCGCGCCGAGAACATCGTCACCCTCGATCTGTTCGGCTGA
- a CDS encoding conserved hypothetical protein (Evidence 4 : Unknown function but conserved in other organisms), with amino-acid sequence MADNRIMLLYNALSDGGAFAAGYGSWTAGLPLANLQNNQLFRRARSTNLTLASTRFRIAFSSPIAQRVFLLGPHNGSGGMQYRIRGYSNSGYSTLVFDTGWIGRSVSSLTLPWETFNWWLGGAGTENDDPEVRPWIIHVFDEQVSAQFWQLEIDDTGNAATYFEAGRVFMADWWEPSINYQYGNNGLTFEPNVIRETSASGVEYSSRRGPAVRVFSFNLDHLPEAELYSSGYRMMRMAGDDREVFVIPDPADAFIQRRAFLGRLRTIGGLSQNTYQRGATSFEIKELI; translated from the coding sequence ATGGCCGACAACAGAATCATGCTGCTCTATAACGCCCTGTCGGACGGAGGCGCCTTCGCGGCCGGCTATGGATCGTGGACCGCAGGCCTGCCGCTCGCCAATCTCCAGAACAACCAGCTGTTCAGGCGCGCCCGCTCCACCAATCTCACCCTCGCGAGCACGCGCTTTCGCATCGCCTTCTCATCCCCCATCGCGCAACGGGTGTTTTTGCTCGGGCCGCATAACGGCTCCGGCGGCATGCAATACCGCATCCGTGGCTATTCGAACTCCGGCTATTCAACGCTCGTCTTCGACACCGGGTGGATAGGCCGCTCGGTCTCATCGCTCACCCTGCCGTGGGAGACCTTCAACTGGTGGCTGGGCGGCGCGGGCACCGAGAACGACGACCCGGAGGTCAGGCCCTGGATTATCCACGTCTTCGACGAGCAGGTCTCGGCGCAATTCTGGCAGCTCGAGATCGACGACACCGGCAATGCGGCAACCTATTTCGAAGCGGGCCGGGTGTTCATGGCCGACTGGTGGGAGCCGTCCATCAACTACCAGTATGGCAACAATGGTCTGACCTTTGAGCCCAACGTCATCCGTGAGACGTCGGCATCGGGTGTGGAATATTCGAGCCGGCGCGGGCCGGCCGTGCGGGTTTTTTCATTCAACCTCGATCACCTGCCCGAGGCAGAGCTGTACTCCTCGGGCTATCGCATGATGCGCATGGCGGGTGACGACCGCGAGGTCTTCGTGATCCCGGATCCGGCCGACGCCTTCATTCAGCGTCGCGCCTTCCTGGGCCGGCTGCGCACCATCGGCGGCCTCTCGCAGAACACCTACCAGCGCGGCGCGACCTCCTTCGAAATCAAAGAACTCATCTAG
- a CDS encoding conserved hypothetical protein (Evidence 4 : Unknown function but conserved in other organisms), giving the protein MADSAIVIASVSKAGGAGQITLLVGTSGGGEDECLIYMTLNRVEIYASKTNNRATATKIGDTIGTFVHGNLGVSETWYYWFRAIDNNTPPLVGEWYPFSPTDGVVATTSNQVPPPNSVGTTQLQDGAATAQKIANLAVGSAHIQALAVKTANIDNLQVTDAKMVSMSAAKLTAGVITATITMSTPVINGGSINGARLTLSGGNFNSPMIDLGGVAQTNISTVRLTQAGANSEAVLWAINSGAGTTCHGIRGTKTLIPGGDVSSGLVGAANGRAFYAEIGTYGPFTGSHDAFIDKDAVTTLGDIVCDVRVIARKGINDTITEVKLCDAVGMKSAVGVISMRSAFDPSTVLATFIETANTACNFLRRYCTERFDFLVMNGLGDGLLNVCGRGGDLQPGDLICTSDLAGKGQRQADDLVRASTVAKVREAVTFSDPDEVKLVACIYLCG; this is encoded by the coding sequence ATGGCAGATAGCGCAATCGTCATCGCATCGGTCAGCAAGGCTGGCGGGGCGGGCCAGATCACCTTGCTTGTCGGCACGAGCGGCGGCGGGGAAGACGAGTGCCTGATCTACATGACCTTGAACAGGGTCGAGATCTACGCATCCAAGACCAACAACCGCGCCACCGCCACGAAGATCGGCGACACGATCGGCACCTTCGTGCACGGCAATCTCGGCGTGTCCGAGACCTGGTATTACTGGTTCCGGGCGATCGACAACAACACCCCGCCGCTGGTCGGCGAATGGTATCCGTTTTCGCCCACTGACGGCGTTGTGGCGACGACCAGCAACCAGGTGCCGCCGCCGAATTCGGTCGGTACGACGCAGCTGCAGGATGGCGCGGCGACCGCGCAGAAAATTGCCAATCTCGCTGTTGGCTCGGCCCATATCCAGGCGCTCGCCGTCAAAACAGCGAACATCGACAACCTTCAGGTGACCGATGCCAAGATGGTCAGCATGTCGGCCGCCAAGCTGACAGCGGGCGTCATCACGGCGACGATCACGATGAGCACGCCAGTCATCAACGGCGGCAGTATCAACGGCGCGCGTCTCACCTTATCTGGCGGCAACTTCAATTCGCCGATGATTGACCTTGGCGGCGTCGCGCAAACGAACATTTCGACCGTCCGGTTGACGCAAGCCGGGGCGAATAGCGAGGCTGTTCTTTGGGCCATCAACAGCGGCGCCGGCACAACCTGCCATGGCATTCGCGGCACCAAGACCCTGATACCCGGCGGGGACGTATCGAGCGGCCTTGTCGGTGCGGCCAACGGCAGGGCCTTCTATGCGGAGATTGGCACCTATGGGCCGTTCACCGGCTCGCATGACGCTTTCATAGACAAGGATGCAGTGACGACGCTCGGCGACATCGTCTGTGATGTCAGGGTGATCGCCCGCAAGGGCATCAACGACACCATCACCGAGGTGAAGCTCTGCGATGCGGTCGGCATGAAGAGCGCCGTTGGCGTGATCTCGATGCGATCGGCCTTCGACCCATCGACTGTGCTGGCGACATTCATCGAGACGGCCAATACCGCCTGCAACTTCCTGCGCCGCTACTGCACGGAGCGGTTCGATTTCCTGGTGATGAACGGTCTCGGCGACGGACTTCTGAATGTCTGTGGTCGTGGCGGCGATCTCCAGCCGGGCGATCTCATCTGCACCTCGGATCTCGCCGGCAAGGGCCAGCGCCAGGCGGATGACCTTGTCCGCGCGTCCACCGTCGCGAAGGTGCGCGAGGCTGTCACCTTCTCCGATCCCGACGAGGTCAAGCTCGTCGCCTGCATCTATCTCTGCGGTTGA